One genomic window of Candidatus Didemnitutus sp. includes the following:
- a CDS encoding rod shape-determining protein has translation MTTATAPVEKKVPAAAIPANIDRPADSAAPRRGGERRRILVGFDLGTNASCVLAGPAETRDTTVSKVIPSVVGYAREGLVDGIIAGNATTLIGEEALNHRLQLRMVAPLEDGIIAHRDAARDFVQRIRAVVDPAGGAEIRAVIGVPANAGDPAREDIRACAAGVFDRVLLIPEPFLAALGFRDDTRLGQPNYPDPVTNSLFVDIGGGTSDLCLIQGFFPTAEDQISMPFAGDAIDKIIEDELERIYPNNGLTRGTIRAIKEEHSYVGPIRKPIEVKVLIGGKAHTLDLGEIVGRACNRLLDKIYPALATLIARAPSDSVAQLLQNIVVTGGGSRIRGIDTVLQERLTKDGYEAPKVRLAGQDFKRYVAIGALKAARGARDDQWQHLLA, from the coding sequence ATGACCACAGCCACTGCTCCCGTTGAAAAGAAGGTTCCGGCCGCCGCCATCCCCGCCAACATCGATCGTCCCGCCGACAGCGCGGCGCCCCGCCGCGGAGGCGAGCGTCGGCGCATCCTCGTCGGATTCGATCTCGGCACGAACGCCTCCTGCGTGCTCGCCGGACCGGCCGAGACGCGCGACACCACCGTCAGCAAAGTGATCCCCTCCGTCGTGGGCTACGCCCGCGAGGGTCTGGTCGACGGCATCATCGCCGGCAATGCCACGACACTGATCGGCGAGGAGGCGCTCAATCACCGCCTGCAACTGCGGATGGTCGCGCCACTCGAAGACGGGATCATCGCGCATCGCGACGCGGCACGTGATTTCGTCCAGCGCATCCGCGCGGTGGTCGATCCAGCGGGCGGTGCGGAAATCCGCGCCGTGATCGGCGTGCCGGCCAATGCCGGCGATCCGGCGCGCGAGGACATCCGCGCGTGCGCGGCGGGCGTGTTCGATCGCGTCCTGCTGATCCCCGAACCGTTTCTCGCGGCGCTCGGTTTCCGCGACGATACGCGGCTCGGTCAGCCGAACTACCCCGATCCGGTGACGAACTCGCTGTTCGTCGACATCGGCGGCGGCACGAGCGACCTCTGCCTGATCCAGGGTTTCTTTCCGACGGCGGAGGATCAGATCAGCATGCCGTTCGCCGGCGACGCGATCGACAAGATCATCGAGGACGAACTCGAGCGCATCTATCCGAACAACGGCCTCACGCGCGGGACGATCCGCGCGATCAAGGAGGAGCACTCGTATGTCGGCCCCATTCGCAAGCCGATCGAGGTGAAGGTGCTGATCGGCGGCAAGGCGCACACGCTCGATCTGGGCGAGATCGTCGGTCGCGCCTGCAATCGCCTGCTCGACAAAATCTATCCGGCGCTCGCGACGCTCATCGCCCGCGCGCCGTCCGACTCGGTCGCGCAACTCTTGCAGAACATCGTCGTCACGGGCGGTGGCAGCCGCATTCGCGGCATCGACACGGTCCTGCAGGAAAGACTGACCAAGGACGGCTACGAAGCGCCGAAGGTCCGGCTGGCCGGCCAGGATTTCAAACGCTACGTCGCGATCGGCGCGCTCAAGGCGGCGCGCGGCGCGCGCGATGACCAATGGCAGCACCTGCTGGCCTGA
- a CDS encoding RebB family R body protein: MPDAPITAPNPLNETALVVAITNLKSIAEQPAMLSNLAYSNVIANTNLSQQNAVANQQAMNELGISIVGKTVNKVSDLGPLEARSAVDILTNNEYAQTIADLKATLQAFNSKS, encoded by the coding sequence ATGCCCGACGCCCCCATCACCGCCCCCAATCCCCTCAACGAGACCGCCCTGGTCGTCGCCATCACCAACCTCAAGAGCATCGCCGAACAGCCCGCCATGCTCTCGAACCTCGCGTATTCGAACGTGATCGCGAACACCAACCTCTCGCAGCAAAACGCCGTCGCCAATCAGCAGGCGATGAACGAACTCGGCATCTCCATCGTCGGCAAAACGGTGAACAAGGTCTCCGACCTCGGCCCGCTCGAGGCCCGCTCCGCCGTCGATATCCTCACCAACAACGAATACGCCCAGACGATCGCCGACCTCAAGGCCACCCTGCAGGCGTTCAACAGCAAGTCGTGA
- a CDS encoding TonB family protein yields MLRRGVTHGEVQAILKIGPDARLQDTLVTAYTNKAFADAVLAALPQGVFRPRLVDGRPVTTIAAVTVRFEVQGLLVIERFASDDVEFRPGVLAYQPCDPTRLDQPLQTMFAPSPGYPRELRDQAVQGRVELEYYVDESGRVRVPIVTQAGNDTLASLSLAAVERWRFVPPCSQGRPVLVRVRQTFLFQPAAES; encoded by the coding sequence ATGCTGCGACGGGGAGTCACTCACGGCGAAGTGCAGGCGATCCTGAAAATCGGCCCGGACGCCCGCCTTCAGGACACGCTGGTCACCGCCTACACGAACAAAGCTTTTGCCGACGCTGTCCTCGCTGCGCTGCCGCAGGGCGTCTTCCGTCCCCGTTTGGTCGATGGCCGCCCGGTCACCACGATCGCAGCGGTGACGGTGCGGTTCGAGGTCCAAGGTCTGCTCGTGATCGAACGCTTCGCGAGCGACGACGTCGAATTCCGTCCCGGCGTCCTCGCCTACCAACCCTGCGACCCGACACGCCTCGACCAACCGCTGCAAACAATGTTCGCGCCCTCGCCTGGTTATCCGCGCGAGCTGCGCGACCAAGCCGTGCAAGGTCGCGTGGAGCTCGAATACTACGTCGACGAATCCGGCCGCGTCCGCGTGCCGATCGTCACCCAAGCCGGCAACGACACGCTGGCCAGCCTGAGCCTCGCAGCCGTCGAACGGTGGCGCTTCGTGCCGCCGTGCAGCCAGGGCCGGCCCGTGCTGGTGCGCGTTCGCCAGACGTTCCTCTTCCAGCCGGCGGCGGAGAGCTGA
- a CDS encoding Zn-dependent oligopeptidase: protein MAPRPTPVTLADFQSRAAQHRARLELVVYPTSADEVRAQAETAVREADAALAAVAAVDGAQRTFANTFAAVDAALARVNDEAAKVQTVAESSPDRAMRDAANEVNVKLSEWSVGVTYREDLYRALKAVADARPALSPEEQRLVDFTMRDYRRAGLALPPDERAEVEKLQKRLAALNTEFGVNINEARATLDFTAEELAGVPESFLEAPGVKQPDGRYRVAAHVTWHATTLMQNARDPETRRRFSHLRGNLAREKNVAVLQQLVALRAEIARRLGYANWADYQTETRMVKDAATAIGFEEKLVTGLQPKLAAELTTLRELKVAETGRADATLEPWDVSYFLNQLMKQRYAVDHEALRVYFPYEAVLHGMFATFERVFALQFTRVEPPYAWAPDVQLWVVGDSGGEVLGACYLDMFPREGKFNHFACFPQKSGGVLPDGRYDLPVMALLCNFPSPAPDKPSLLKHDDVVTLFHEFGHVLHGLLSRARFPSFSAFAVPRDFVEVPSQALECWAWDKGVLDTFAADYRDATKKVPAETIAALEHARQATEGYATRRQLAFGLIDLGLHALDAAGAQAVDVVRMGNDTLTRVVTPPTPDTAFVAYFGHLAGYDAGYYGYLWAKVLALDVAGVFPRCAGGYFDATAGRRLRDEIFAVGHTRDVNESVEKFLGRAPTQDAFLESVGIGRR, encoded by the coding sequence ATGGCTCCACGTCCGACTCCCGTCACTTTGGCCGATTTCCAATCCCGCGCCGCGCAACACCGTGCTCGCCTCGAGCTCGTCGTTTATCCGACGAGCGCCGACGAAGTCCGTGCGCAGGCCGAGACCGCCGTCCGCGAGGCCGATGCCGCGTTGGCGGCCGTCGCTGCAGTGGACGGTGCACAGCGGACCTTCGCGAACACCTTTGCCGCGGTCGACGCGGCGCTCGCGCGCGTGAACGACGAAGCGGCGAAAGTCCAGACCGTCGCCGAGTCGAGCCCGGATCGTGCCATGCGCGACGCGGCGAACGAGGTGAACGTGAAACTTTCGGAGTGGTCGGTGGGCGTCACGTATCGCGAAGACCTTTACCGTGCGCTGAAAGCCGTCGCCGATGCACGCCCTGCCCTCTCGCCGGAGGAGCAGCGGCTGGTGGACTTCACGATGCGCGACTACCGCCGCGCCGGTCTCGCACTGCCGCCGGACGAGCGGGCGGAGGTGGAGAAATTGCAGAAGCGACTCGCGGCGCTGAACACCGAGTTCGGCGTGAATATCAACGAGGCGCGTGCGACGCTCGACTTCACCGCCGAGGAACTCGCGGGCGTGCCGGAGAGTTTTCTCGAAGCGCCGGGCGTGAAGCAGCCGGATGGCCGCTATCGCGTCGCTGCGCATGTGACGTGGCATGCGACGACACTGATGCAGAACGCGCGCGACCCCGAGACGCGGCGACGTTTCTCGCATCTGCGCGGCAATCTCGCGCGCGAGAAGAACGTCGCGGTGCTCCAGCAGCTCGTGGCGCTGCGCGCCGAGATCGCGCGCCGCCTCGGCTACGCGAACTGGGCGGATTACCAGACGGAGACGCGCATGGTGAAGGACGCGGCGACCGCGATCGGCTTCGAGGAGAAGCTCGTGACGGGTTTGCAGCCGAAGCTCGCGGCGGAGCTGACGACGCTTCGCGAATTGAAGGTTGCTGAAACCGGCCGGGCCGATGCGACGCTCGAGCCGTGGGATGTGAGCTATTTTCTCAACCAGCTCATGAAGCAGCGCTACGCCGTCGATCACGAGGCGCTGCGCGTCTACTTCCCCTACGAGGCGGTGCTGCACGGGATGTTCGCGACGTTCGAGCGCGTGTTCGCTTTGCAGTTCACTCGCGTCGAGCCGCCCTACGCGTGGGCGCCGGACGTGCAGCTGTGGGTCGTCGGCGACAGCGGCGGCGAAGTGCTCGGCGCGTGCTACCTCGACATGTTTCCGCGCGAGGGGAAGTTCAACCACTTCGCCTGTTTTCCGCAAAAGAGCGGCGGCGTGCTGCCTGACGGTCGCTACGATTTGCCGGTGATGGCGCTGCTGTGCAATTTCCCGTCGCCCGCGCCCGACAAGCCGTCGTTGTTGAAACACGATGATGTCGTGACGCTGTTTCACGAATTCGGCCACGTGTTGCACGGGTTGCTCAGCCGCGCGCGCTTTCCGAGTTTCAGCGCTTTCGCGGTGCCGCGCGATTTCGTCGAGGTGCCGTCGCAGGCGCTCGAATGCTGGGCGTGGGACAAGGGCGTGCTCGACACCTTCGCGGCCGATTACCGCGATGCGACGAAGAAGGTCCCGGCCGAAACGATCGCCGCGCTCGAACACGCGCGGCAGGCGACCGAGGGATACGCCACGCGCCGGCAGCTCGCGTTCGGCCTCATCGATCTCGGGTTGCATGCGCTCGACGCCGCAGGTGCGCAGGCGGTGGACGTCGTGCGCATGGGCAACGACACGCTCACGCGTGTGGTGACACCGCCGACGCCCGACACGGCGTTCGTGGCGTATTTCGGTCACCTTGCCGGCTACGACGCCGGTTACTACGGCTATCTTTGGGCGAAGGTGCTGGCGCTCGACGTGGCGGGAGTTTTCCCGCGCTGCGCGGGCGGCTATTTCGACGCGACCGCCGGTCGCCGGCTGCGCGACGAGATTTTCGCCGTGGGGCATACGCGCGACGTGAACGAGTCGGTGGAAAAGTTCCTCGGCCGGGCGCCGACGCAGGACGCGTTTCTCGAATCCGTGGGCATCGGACGCCGGTGA
- a CDS encoding PD40 domain-containing protein gives MKFLPRTLLALALTVTALFAQTPPDQTRLLRFPATNGSQIVFSYAGQLYTVGMEGGVARRLTDAPGWAVFPRFSADGSQLAFTAQYDGNTEVYVMPADGGTPRRLSYTALNGRDDLSDRMGPNNIVLAWKNTTNEVAYRGRWTDANDFLGQLYTIGLDGDVPQQLPVPRGGFLSFSPDDTKMAYNRVFREFRTWKRYRGGMADDVWIIDLKTGALENITNNPAQDIIPMWAPNGRIYFLSDRDGHLNLFSYDLTTKKTAQLTTFKDYDIKFPSLGKGGIVFEQGGLIWHFDLKTEKARQVAITVKEDMAIARGGVVNVSKYIAGVQPSPDGKRAVAVARGEIFTVPAKNGPVRNLTQTSGVHERDASWSPDGKWIAYLSDATGENEIWIRPQDGRGEPQQITKGATTYYYAPVWSPDSKKLLWGDREQRLQFVDVTTKEVTLIEKNDTFEITDIAWAPDSKWVGWISPTRGSYPKVRLYSVDEKKAIDVTDGWWSVSDVNFSDDGKWLLYASGRDFNPTYGVTEFNHIYRDWERIYLVALAQGTDSPFKPKSDEVEIAKDDDVKEKPIADKAVAEAKEEKKDAKDAAPAADKKDGKDAKKKTVVVKVDPMGFNERTIGLPIAASNYGNIEMVGDKVYYLRVANPFGGGGTMFVYNLKDQKETELGTANGFAVTADRKKMLVSAQREFAIIDLPAAKFELKEKLNLAGLEMKLDRVAEWNQIYNEVSRQMRDFFYAPNMHGNDWPALTKKYGALVPSVRHRNDLNYLIGELIGELSAGHAYTGGGDRVNEAPRIATGLLGAKVSRDPQSRAYRIDHIVPGQNWENGLRSPLTEMGVDVKEGDYILAVDGKPVAAMQSIYAALVGTVGKQVVLRVNSKPVDDGARDVTIVPIGDEKPLYYQEWVAKNRDYVAKKTDGKVGYIHIPDMGRDGLNEFAKQFYPQLDKKAWVIDDRGNGGGNVSPQIAERLSRTLDFFSVGRNGQPTANPTAMALGPKVLLMNEFSASDGDIFPYRFRERKLGPLIGKRSWGGVVGIRGSLPIVDGGSLNRPEFANGFDKDGKNWVIEGHGVDPDIVVDNDPWKEFHGEDQQLDKAIEVILTDLKTKGKEIPPTPPYPNKAAGS, from the coding sequence ATGAAGTTCTTACCCCGCACGCTGCTGGCGCTGGCGCTCACGGTCACCGCCCTCTTCGCGCAAACGCCGCCGGATCAGACGCGCCTCCTGCGCTTCCCGGCCACCAACGGTTCGCAGATCGTCTTCAGTTATGCCGGCCAGCTCTACACGGTCGGCATGGAAGGCGGCGTCGCGCGCCGCCTCACCGACGCACCCGGCTGGGCCGTCTTCCCGCGCTTCTCCGCGGACGGCTCGCAACTCGCCTTCACCGCGCAATACGACGGCAACACCGAAGTCTACGTGATGCCCGCCGACGGCGGCACGCCGCGCCGGCTCTCCTACACCGCGCTCAACGGCCGCGACGACCTCAGCGATCGCATGGGACCAAACAACATCGTGCTCGCGTGGAAAAACACCACCAACGAGGTCGCCTATCGCGGTCGCTGGACCGATGCGAACGACTTCCTCGGCCAGCTCTACACCATCGGCCTCGACGGCGACGTGCCACAACAACTCCCCGTGCCGCGCGGCGGTTTCCTCAGCTTCTCGCCCGACGACACGAAGATGGCCTACAACCGCGTGTTCCGCGAATTCCGCACCTGGAAACGCTACCGCGGCGGCATGGCCGACGACGTCTGGATCATCGACCTCAAGACTGGCGCGCTCGAAAACATCACCAATAATCCCGCGCAGGACATCATCCCGATGTGGGCCCCGAACGGCCGCATCTATTTCCTCTCCGACCGCGACGGCCACCTGAACCTCTTCTCCTACGACCTCACGACGAAGAAGACCGCGCAACTCACGACGTTCAAGGACTACGACATCAAGTTCCCCTCGCTCGGCAAAGGCGGCATCGTCTTCGAGCAGGGCGGCCTCATCTGGCATTTCGATCTCAAGACCGAAAAGGCCCGCCAAGTCGCCATCACCGTGAAGGAAGACATGGCCATCGCCCGCGGCGGCGTCGTCAACGTCTCGAAATACATCGCCGGCGTGCAACCCTCGCCCGATGGCAAGCGCGCCGTCGCCGTCGCCCGCGGTGAGATTTTCACCGTCCCGGCCAAGAACGGCCCGGTGCGCAACCTCACGCAAACCTCCGGTGTGCACGAGCGCGACGCGTCGTGGTCGCCCGACGGCAAATGGATCGCCTACCTCTCCGACGCCACCGGCGAAAACGAAATCTGGATCCGCCCGCAGGATGGCCGCGGCGAGCCGCAGCAGATCACGAAAGGCGCGACCACTTATTACTACGCGCCCGTCTGGTCGCCCGATAGCAAGAAGCTCCTCTGGGGCGACCGCGAGCAACGCCTGCAATTCGTCGACGTGACCACCAAGGAAGTCACGCTCATCGAGAAGAACGACACCTTCGAGATCACCGACATCGCTTGGGCGCCCGACAGCAAGTGGGTGGGCTGGATTTCACCCACCCGTGGCAGCTACCCGAAGGTCCGCCTCTACTCGGTCGACGAAAAGAAAGCCATCGACGTCACCGACGGCTGGTGGTCCGTGAGCGATGTGAACTTCAGCGACGACGGCAAATGGCTGCTCTACGCCTCCGGTCGCGACTTCAACCCGACCTACGGCGTCACCGAGTTCAACCACATCTACCGCGACTGGGAACGCATCTATCTCGTCGCCCTCGCGCAAGGCACCGACTCGCCCTTCAAGCCGAAGAGCGACGAAGTCGAGATCGCCAAGGACGACGACGTGAAGGAAAAGCCGATCGCCGACAAAGCCGTCGCCGAAGCGAAGGAAGAAAAGAAAGACGCCAAGGACGCCGCGCCCGCCGCCGACAAGAAGGACGGCAAGGACGCGAAGAAGAAGACCGTGGTCGTGAAGGTTGACCCGATGGGCTTCAACGAGCGCACCATCGGCCTCCCGATCGCCGCGTCGAATTACGGCAATATCGAGATGGTCGGCGACAAGGTCTATTACCTGCGCGTCGCCAATCCGTTCGGTGGCGGCGGCACGATGTTCGTCTACAATCTCAAGGACCAGAAGGAGACCGAGCTCGGCACCGCCAACGGCTTCGCCGTCACCGCCGACCGCAAGAAGATGCTCGTCTCCGCCCAGCGCGAATTTGCGATCATCGATTTGCCCGCCGCGAAGTTCGAGCTGAAGGAAAAACTCAACCTCGCCGGCCTCGAGATGAAGCTCGATCGCGTCGCCGAGTGGAACCAGATCTACAACGAGGTCTCGCGCCAGATGCGCGACTTCTTCTACGCGCCGAACATGCACGGCAACGACTGGCCCGCGCTGACCAAGAAATACGGCGCGCTCGTCCCGTCCGTCCGCCACCGCAACGACCTCAACTATCTCATCGGCGAACTCATCGGCGAACTCTCCGCCGGCCACGCCTACACCGGCGGCGGCGACCGCGTGAACGAGGCCCCGCGCATCGCCACCGGCCTGCTCGGCGCCAAGGTCTCGCGCGATCCTCAATCCCGCGCCTACCGCATCGACCACATCGTGCCCGGCCAGAATTGGGAAAACGGCCTCCGCTCGCCGCTCACCGAGATGGGCGTCGATGTGAAGGAGGGCGACTACATCCTCGCCGTCGACGGCAAACCTGTCGCCGCGATGCAGTCGATCTACGCCGCGCTCGTCGGCACCGTTGGCAAACAGGTCGTGCTTCGCGTGAATTCCAAGCCCGTCGACGACGGCGCGCGCGACGTCACCATCGTCCCCATCGGCGACGAGAAACCGCTCTATTATCAGGAGTGGGTCGCGAAGAACCGCGACTACGTGGCCAAGAAAACCGACGGCAAGGTCGGCTACATCCACATCCCCGACATGGGCCGCGACGGCCTCAACGAGTTCGCCAAGCAGTTCTACCCGCAGCTCGACAAGAAAGCCTGGGTCATCGACGACCGCGGCAATGGCGGCGGCAACGTCTCCCCGCAAATCGCCGAGCGTCTCAGCCGCACCCTCGACTTCTTCTCCGTCGGCCGCAACGGCCAGCCCACCGCGAACCCCACCGCGATGGCCCTCGGACCGAAGGTTCTTTTGATGAATGAATTCTCCGCGTCCGACGGCGATATCTTCCCGTATCGCTTCCGCGAACGGAAGCTCGGCCCGCTTATCGGCAAACGCAGCTGGGGCGGCGTCGTCGGCATCCGCGGCTCACTCCCGATCGTCGATGGCGGCTCGCTCAACCGCCCGGAATTCGCCAACGGCTTCGACAAGGACGGCAAGAACTGGGTCATCGAAGGCCACGGCGTCGATCCCGACATCGTCGTCGACAACGATCCGTGGAAGGAATTCCACGGCGAGGACCAGCAGCTCGACAAGGCGATCGAGGTCATCCTCACCGACTTGAAGACCAAGGGTAAGGAAATCCCGCCCACCCCGCCCTATCCGAACAAAGCCGCCGGCTCCTGA
- a CDS encoding sigma-70 family RNA polymerase sigma factor yields MTPAAEPSDEETMLALQRGEQLALNRLMARWERPLRSFLYRSTRNEHDALDLAQETFVRVYQHRARYRAGARFSTWMFQIALNLARDHARRAHRRPTDALETAPEQFTAQTPRRAVADAEAAAAVRAAVVELPDDLREAVLLSEFQDLSHAEIAEIVGATPKAIETRLYRAREKLRTLLARYLND; encoded by the coding sequence ATGACGCCCGCCGCGGAGCCCAGCGACGAAGAGACGATGCTCGCTCTCCAACGGGGCGAGCAACTCGCATTGAATCGCCTCATGGCGCGCTGGGAGCGTCCGCTGCGCAGTTTTCTCTATCGTTCGACGCGCAACGAGCACGACGCGCTCGACCTCGCGCAGGAAACCTTCGTCCGCGTCTACCAACATCGCGCCCGCTATCGCGCCGGGGCGCGCTTCTCGACGTGGATGTTCCAGATCGCGCTCAACCTCGCGCGCGACCATGCCCGCCGCGCGCACCGCCGTCCGACCGATGCGCTCGAGACCGCGCCCGAACAGTTCACCGCGCAAACTCCGCGCCGAGCCGTGGCCGACGCCGAGGCCGCCGCCGCTGTGCGCGCCGCCGTCGTCGAGCTGCCCGACGACCTGCGCGAAGCCGTGCTGCTTTCCGAATTTCAGGATCTGTCGCACGCCGAAATCGCCGAGATCGTCGGCGCCACGCCGAAGGCCATCGAGACCCGCCTCTATCGCGCGCGGGAGAAATTGCGCACGCTCCTCGCCCGTTATCTCAACGACTGA